A single genomic interval of Halorubrum aethiopicum harbors:
- a CDS encoding DUF2971 domain-containing protein — protein sequence MPYIERLSDPRHPEVEEYENAFDLPELEDDEFLWRYLSVEQYLSLLLESSLYFSRADRLEDKFEGTLPEATHLDPDIRQIYREYRTLVHLNCWHVNQVESVLMWDSYAPRGVVIKTTLDELLDSLDVEDDFSIHIGEAEYVDFSQSSLNLIDRSEESRSGSVLDLFKYKREYYSGEREVRLITNVLAAYSQRDDLEGRSESVEALGQHEEDKIRIDVDLNHLLKEVIVHPGADRNTLKAFRAVTDRMCDLGDRLRRSDIEGEPSL from the coding sequence ATGCCATATATTGAACGCCTCTCTGATCCACGTCATCCAGAAGTGGAGGAATACGAGAACGCATTTGATCTTCCAGAGTTAGAAGACGACGAGTTTCTTTGGCGGTATCTTTCGGTAGAACAATACCTTTCCCTCTTACTCGAATCAAGCCTATACTTTTCACGTGCGGACCGACTTGAAGACAAATTTGAAGGAACGCTACCAGAAGCAACCCACTTGGATCCGGACATCAGACAAATTTATCGGGAATACAGAACTCTTGTCCATCTCAATTGCTGGCATGTCAACCAAGTTGAGTCGGTACTGATGTGGGATTCATATGCCCCTAGAGGAGTCGTGATTAAAACTACTCTTGATGAACTTTTAGATTCATTGGATGTCGAAGATGACTTCAGTATTCACATTGGTGAAGCAGAGTATGTCGATTTTTCCCAGTCGTCTCTAAATTTAATCGATAGAAGCGAAGAATCCCGTAGTGGAAGTGTCTTAGACTTGTTCAAATACAAGCGAGAATACTATTCTGGTGAGCGCGAAGTTCGACTGATCACAAATGTGCTGGCTGCGTACTCTCAAAGAGATGATTTGGAGGGAAGGTCAGAATCTGTTGAGGCATTAGGGCAGCATGAGGAAGACAAGATCAGAATCGATGTAGATCTCAATCACCTTCTAAAAGAGGTGATCGTCCATCCAGGGGCTGACCGAAATACACTCAAAGCTTTTAGAGCCGTAACAGATCGAATGTGCGATCTGGGAGATCGACTAAGACGGTCAGACATCGAAGGAGAACCTTCGCTATAA
- a CDS encoding AlbA family DNA-binding domain-containing protein has product MDISEPIDRGDPEDGRLEYKSKEVANRKIALELGAMANSQGGSLVLGVRDNDDGEPDLIQDVSVPHQRVESVTNVIYDRVEPTLDFNTNTPQVDNGKTVVEFAVDQSNTLHSFRHWKMDEPVFPVRRNTRVGYMHGHDVADHYEDQIEDDDSDEGYLRLPDGESSNYFIKAPDGHISDICLFSNIYYPGNPVRIHIRAGHLHEVEVEHIFAILEDLFALSNSESSFTINQSKAAWIGRGFQNFVYNLRGQAERYKEAEQDHEYELDLYGNEQAVFISNLDAVYPESTIIIYAGPFVEHDGYRNIAINFLIDGHPADIRPLIELSERTDLYLSQAHEVDIPTDEVKEPGRIPVGAIEQVKRDDVPAGENHRTVDGVLCVNPFFDKLDLVEQEVDLEGLSPLTKYDRLFAYLLDWDYFDEDHDYETKRFLVTDWNEFTKGVYANVKEIRFDVNW; this is encoded by the coding sequence ATGGATATTAGTGAGCCTATTGATCGCGGAGATCCGGAGGATGGTCGTCTTGAGTACAAGAGCAAAGAGGTTGCCAATCGGAAGATAGCTCTTGAGCTCGGCGCTATGGCAAACAGTCAAGGCGGAAGCCTCGTCCTCGGTGTCCGTGACAACGACGATGGCGAACCCGATCTCATTCAGGATGTGTCCGTTCCTCATCAACGGGTAGAGTCGGTTACCAACGTAATCTATGACCGGGTAGAGCCCACTCTTGATTTCAACACCAACACACCCCAAGTCGATAATGGGAAGACTGTCGTAGAGTTCGCTGTTGATCAATCCAATACGCTTCATAGTTTCCGCCATTGGAAGATGGACGAGCCGGTGTTCCCGGTCCGCCGAAATACGCGCGTGGGATATATGCACGGCCACGATGTGGCTGATCACTACGAAGACCAGATTGAAGATGATGATTCCGACGAAGGGTATTTGAGGCTTCCAGACGGTGAGTCATCGAATTATTTTATTAAGGCCCCGGATGGTCATATCTCGGATATCTGCCTGTTCTCGAATATCTACTATCCGGGGAACCCAGTCCGAATCCATATCCGAGCAGGACACTTACACGAGGTCGAAGTCGAACACATCTTTGCCATCTTAGAAGACTTGTTCGCTCTTTCAAACAGCGAGTCATCGTTCACAATCAACCAGTCTAAAGCCGCTTGGATTGGTCGAGGCTTCCAGAATTTCGTGTACAATCTCAGGGGTCAAGCAGAGCGATACAAGGAAGCAGAACAGGACCACGAATACGAACTGGACCTCTATGGAAATGAGCAGGCAGTATTCATATCTAACCTTGACGCGGTGTATCCGGAATCGACCATTATCATATATGCTGGCCCCTTCGTGGAGCACGACGGATACCGGAACATCGCCATCAACTTCTTGATCGACGGCCATCCAGCTGATATTCGCCCTCTAATCGAACTTTCAGAACGGACGGATCTGTACTTGTCGCAGGCCCACGAAGTGGATATACCGACAGACGAGGTCAAGGAGCCGGGACGGATTCCTGTGGGGGCGATTGAACAGGTGAAGCGGGATGATGTGCCGGCAGGCGAAAATCATCGAACTGTTGATGGCGTTCTCTGTGTGAATCCGTTCTTCGATAAACTGGATCTAGTGGAACAGGAGGTGGATCTTGAAGGCTTGAGCCCTCTTACGAAATATGATCGTCTTTTCGCATACCTTCTGGACTGGGATTATTTCGATGAGGACCACGACTATGAGACGAAGCGGTTCTTGGTGACTGATTGGAATGAGTTTACAAAAGGTGTGTACGCGAATGTGAAGGAGATTCGGTTCGACGTGAACTGGTGA
- a CDS encoding 7-carboxy-7-deazaguanine synthase QueE → MPVASDAEEPVTDGDAAGEGLPINEVFYSLQGEGTRAGVPSVFVRTAGCNLRCWFCDSYHTSWEPTGAWRDVDSIIEEVQSHEQATHVVLTGGEPLIHEESVGLVERLAAEGYHTTVETNGTIYRDAPIDLASISPKLASSTPTPERDPKGDGEFEEQHAENRIDMDALSRMVDAYETQLKFVVTDESDLPEITDLVDRVRAATATTVADDDVLLMPEGMTREQLDGTRSEVAELAMVYGYRYTPRLHVDLWNDAPGT, encoded by the coding sequence ATGCCGGTGGCAAGTGATGCAGAGGAACCTGTAACGGACGGTGACGCGGCTGGTGAGGGGCTCCCGATCAACGAGGTGTTCTACTCGTTGCAGGGTGAGGGAACGCGTGCTGGCGTCCCTTCGGTGTTTGTGCGGACTGCTGGGTGTAATCTGCGGTGTTGGTTCTGTGATTCGTACCATACGTCGTGGGAGCCGACCGGGGCGTGGCGTGACGTCGACTCGATCATCGAGGAAGTCCAGTCCCACGAGCAGGCCACCCACGTCGTGCTCACGGGCGGGGAGCCACTCATCCACGAGGAGTCGGTCGGGCTCGTAGAGCGACTGGCCGCCGAAGGGTATCATACGACGGTGGAGACGAACGGGACGATATACCGGGATGCCCCGATCGATCTGGCGAGTATCAGTCCGAAACTGGCGAGTAGTACGCCGACGCCGGAACGGGACCCGAAAGGTGACGGCGAATTCGAAGAGCAACACGCGGAGAACCGGATCGATATGGACGCGCTGTCCCGGATGGTGGATGCGTACGAGACGCAGTTGAAGTTCGTCGTGACGGATGAGTCGGATCTGCCGGAGATCACGGATCTGGTTGACCGGGTGCGGGCGGCGACGGCGACGACCGTGGCGGACGATGACGTGTTGTTGATGCCGGAGGGTATGACGCGGGAGCAACTTGATGGGACGCGCAGCGAGGTCGCCGAGTTAGCGATGGTGTACGGGTACCGGTACACGCCGCGACTCCACGTTGACCTGTGGAACGACGCGCCGGGCACATGA
- a CDS encoding CBASS oligonucleotide cyclase produces the protein MGGGYNSTGQTYSHSGREPGDTGGAGQTLHDAISDDPEPEHKEEPENDEVEECYQDHVEETEITDRQTETISDRRNVLVDILSEDMKIEDSQLIGSYTRGTMTAPLNEDSDADVMVVLDADEHRQWIEQKNGPRNCLNAIKRRIENDPRFSQTEVKVDQNVVQVKYHDSTIEIAPAFRYSEVPHADHPRGIFGLFTDASDGYAIPDTHGQQSWQGTNPRKYKQMFDARDQAHNGKVAGLTRTMKKWTETNNVPVRSFHMETMVYNYFEEKAQRGEPVPDTYQEMTREFVQSLPSRVNSRTKEPVYDEHVDQGMSRGERRDAAKKAKQAKQKLEEAKQLQEQGKTEEAKETLQDVHGDDFN, from the coding sequence ATGGGGGGTGGTTACAACTCCACCGGCCAGACGTACTCGCACAGTGGCCGCGAACCCGGAGACACCGGCGGAGCAGGCCAAACGCTTCACGACGCCATCTCTGACGATCCCGAACCGGAGCACAAAGAGGAGCCCGAAAATGATGAAGTCGAGGAGTGCTACCAGGATCACGTCGAGGAAACCGAAATCACGGACCGGCAAACGGAGACCATATCTGACCGTCGCAACGTGCTCGTCGACATCCTCAGCGAAGATATGAAAATCGAGGACAGTCAGCTGATCGGGTCCTACACACGGGGCACTATGACGGCCCCCTTGAACGAAGATTCGGACGCCGACGTAATGGTCGTCCTCGATGCTGATGAGCACCGGCAATGGATCGAGCAGAAAAATGGGCCACGAAACTGTTTGAACGCTATCAAACGGCGGATCGAGAACGACCCTCGGTTCTCACAGACTGAAGTGAAGGTCGATCAAAACGTTGTCCAGGTCAAGTACCACGATTCGACCATCGAAATCGCACCAGCCTTCCGCTACAGCGAGGTACCGCATGCGGACCATCCACGGGGCATATTCGGCCTCTTCACTGACGCGAGCGACGGCTATGCCATTCCGGATACGCATGGCCAACAGTCGTGGCAGGGCACCAATCCCCGCAAGTACAAGCAGATGTTCGACGCTCGGGACCAAGCACACAACGGAAAGGTCGCCGGGCTAACCCGAACGATGAAGAAGTGGACCGAGACCAACAACGTCCCCGTGCGCTCATTCCATATGGAAACAATGGTCTACAACTACTTCGAGGAGAAGGCCCAGCGTGGCGAACCGGTTCCGGACACCTACCAGGAGATGACCCGCGAATTCGTCCAATCTCTACCTAGCCGGGTGAACAGCCGGACCAAGGAACCCGTCTACGACGAGCACGTGGATCAAGGTATGAGCCGCGGCGAACGAAGGGACGCCGCGAAAAAGGCGAAGCAGGCCAAGCAGAAATTGGAGGAAGCAAAGCAGCTTCAAGAGCAAGGAAAGACTGAGGAGGCGAAGGAAACGCTGCAAGACGTCCATGGAGACGACTTCAACTAG
- the queC gene encoding 7-cyano-7-deazaguanine synthase QueC, which produces MSNTSAVILVSGGMDSATAVYEAIEQGYEPYFLHTSYGQRTENKEFECAKALADEVAAADFLHIETGHLSQIGASSLTDEEMDVADADMESDEIPTSYVPFRNANLLSMATSYAEATDSEALFIGAHSEDFSGYPDCRPAFFDAFQNVIDVGTKPETEIELKAPFVEWSKTEIAERGLELGVPYEMTWSCYRDDEPACGTCDACAFRLEAFRNAGSRDPIAYAERPGFS; this is translated from the coding sequence ATGAGCAACACAAGTGCGGTGATTCTGGTGTCCGGCGGGATGGATAGTGCGACGGCTGTGTACGAAGCGATTGAGCAGGGGTACGAGCCGTACTTCCTGCACACGTCGTACGGGCAGCGCACCGAGAACAAGGAGTTCGAGTGCGCGAAAGCGCTTGCTGACGAGGTTGCTGCGGCTGACTTTCTCCATATCGAAACAGGGCATCTCTCACAGATCGGCGCATCGAGCCTGACGGACGAAGAGATGGACGTGGCCGACGCCGATATGGAGAGTGATGAGATTCCGACGTCGTACGTCCCCTTCCGCAACGCCAATCTGTTGTCGATGGCGACGTCGTACGCGGAGGCGACTGATTCAGAGGCGCTGTTTATCGGCGCGCACTCGGAGGATTTTTCCGGGTATCCTGACTGTCGCCCGGCGTTCTTCGACGCCTTTCAGAACGTGATCGACGTCGGGACGAAACCGGAGACGGAGATTGAATTGAAAGCGCCGTTCGTTGAGTGGTCGAAAACGGAGATTGCGGAGCGCGGGTTGGAGCTCGGCGTGCCGTACGAGATGACGTGGTCGTGTTACCGGGATGACGAGCCAGCGTGCGGGACGTGCGATGCGTGTGCGTTCCGGCTTGAGGCGTTCCGGAACGCCGGATCACGCGATCCGATCGCGTATGCAGAGCGGCCGGGGTTCTCGTAA